The following are encoded together in the Thermococcus sibiricus MM 739 genome:
- the speB gene encoding agmatinase: protein MLFGIPPSEKPNLYILGIPWDNSSSYRRGCDKGPEAIREATSEELYNSFNESLVNLAEHWRYKDLGDVKVENFEELVERVDDLVKRHYTGELFLFLGGDHSITYATFRALKKVSQEEFGLIYFDAHPDLYPEYEGDKYSHACTVRRLVEEDLVKGKDVVQIGVRAPTKQQIEFAEEHGIKIISASEIYRCQKVDVPFKKAYLSFDMDVLDPAFAPGVGNPESGGLTTRELVEVIKSIKTEVVAFDVVELNPSYDYKGITAFAAAKIVREILGKTAKNELTLHAGG, encoded by the coding sequence ATGCTTTTTGGAATTCCTCCCTCTGAAAAGCCGAACCTTTACATCCTCGGAATTCCTTGGGACAACTCATCTTCTTATAGGCGAGGCTGTGATAAGGGCCCGGAAGCTATAAGAGAAGCAACATCTGAGGAACTTTACAACAGCTTCAACGAGAGTCTTGTGAACCTTGCTGAACACTGGCGCTACAAGGATCTAGGGGATGTAAAAGTAGAAAACTTTGAAGAGCTTGTTGAAAGGGTTGATGACCTCGTTAAAAGGCATTACACCGGAGAACTCTTCCTCTTCCTTGGAGGCGATCATTCAATAACCTATGCAACGTTCCGGGCGTTGAAAAAAGTGTCTCAGGAGGAATTTGGTCTCATATACTTCGATGCGCATCCAGATCTTTATCCTGAGTACGAGGGGGATAAATATTCCCATGCATGTACTGTGAGAAGGCTTGTGGAAGAGGATCTTGTGAAAGGAAAAGACGTAGTCCAAATAGGGGTTAGAGCTCCCACCAAACAGCAAATTGAATTTGCAGAAGAGCACGGGATAAAAATAATTTCGGCCTCTGAAATATATCGTTGTCAAAAAGTAGATGTGCCTTTTAAGAAAGCTTATCTTTCCTTCGATATGGACGTTCTCGATCCAGCTTTTGCTCCCGGAGTTGGTAACCCCGAATCTGGGGGATTAACCACAAGAGAGCTCGTTGAGGTTATAAAGAGCATAAAAACGGAAGTGGTTGCCTTTGATGTTGTTGAACTCAACCCAAGTTATGATTACAAAGGCATAACTGCTTTCGCTGCCGCAAAGATAGTTAGAGAAATTTTAGGAAAAACTGCAAAAAATGAGTTAACTTTGCATGCTGGGGGTTAA
- a CDS encoding MFS transporter: MKQRIYFLLLLTTVLRTIGDAIENIALPWHLLDETASLLSVAGYSLASMLPWVIAPPLMGRFLDKTEKKVRLAFIALFIQSFLALATIKFASNIWAFYILISLISALDVLHRYFGFTLIASMTLEESELQKLNAKVQTVGEATSLLVFPIVGYLAYLFGVRLMLLDAVFLLIGALLLIPYINIPVRQEERIEYESKSAQFEVSRRIVFVGIALVLLFNFAIAPARIFVFSALNDVAIGEIVYGLLNSVGTLGSLIGAAGIAIFARKYKIGISKPLVIGMLLESLAILILGLHSLLLLFAGILILNFGRQILNISFDSLFQRVIPLEKLGTYKGVFDALATLIIPLSQLSFAWLIEQGINVSILAVGVFGLGVLTAVGFFILINSIKRE; the protein is encoded by the coding sequence ATGAAGCAGAGAATTTACTTTCTCCTATTGCTCACTACGGTTCTCAGAACCATCGGGGATGCCATCGAGAACATAGCTCTGCCGTGGCACCTCTTAGATGAAACCGCATCACTCCTCAGCGTGGCGGGCTATTCTTTAGCTTCCATGCTTCCCTGGGTTATAGCACCACCTTTAATGGGTCGCTTTCTTGATAAGACCGAGAAAAAAGTTAGACTGGCTTTTATCGCATTGTTTATTCAGTCTTTCCTTGCCCTGGCAACAATAAAGTTTGCTTCAAATATTTGGGCGTTTTATATTCTAATTTCACTGATCTCAGCTCTTGATGTTCTTCACAGATACTTTGGCTTTACGCTTATAGCTTCCATGACCCTTGAGGAGTCTGAGCTTCAAAAGCTCAACGCAAAAGTACAAACCGTTGGAGAAGCAACGTCTCTTCTTGTGTTTCCCATCGTGGGTTATCTTGCTTACCTCTTCGGAGTCAGGCTTATGCTCTTGGATGCAGTTTTTCTCTTAATTGGAGCTCTACTTCTCATTCCATATATTAACATTCCAGTGAGACAAGAAGAAAGAATTGAATACGAAAGCAAATCTGCCCAATTCGAAGTTTCCCGCAGAATTGTTTTTGTAGGAATTGCATTAGTCCTGCTCTTCAACTTTGCAATAGCACCAGCCAGGATTTTTGTCTTCAGTGCTCTCAATGATGTAGCCATTGGGGAGATCGTTTATGGTCTGCTTAATTCCGTTGGGACTTTAGGAAGCTTGATTGGCGCTGCTGGAATAGCTATCTTTGCCCGTAAGTATAAAATCGGAATCTCAAAGCCACTCGTCATAGGAATGCTGCTTGAAAGTTTGGCGATTTTGATTTTGGGCTTACATTCGTTGCTTCTGCTCTTCGCTGGAATTTTAATCTTGAACTTTGGAAGACAGATCCTAAATATTTCCTTTGACAGCCTGTTTCAGAGAGTAATCCCGCTTGAAAAGCTTGGTACTTACAAAGGAGTTTTTGATGCACTGGCTACCCTTATAATTCCATTATCACAGCTGAGTTTTGCATGGTTAATTGAGCAAGGCATTAATGTTTCAATTCTGGCTGTTGGAGTGTTTGGACTTGGTGTTTTGACTGCAGTGGGCTTTTTCATTTTGATAAACAGCATCAAAAGGGAGTAG
- a CDS encoding DUF1611 domain-containing protein: MEKALILAEGRYNTSDGKTAHGLVRYSQRYQIVGVVDSTLAGRDAGEVLDGVYRGIPIYGSFEEAITENPDVKYLIIGVATPGGYLPSVYREIVKKAIKRGLNIVSGLHYFLSSESEFARLAKRYKVQLIDVRKIFRELKIPFSGKIEEVNAIKVAVLGTDGAIGKRTTAIMLHEAFNRFGKKSIFIAMGQTGWMQGFKYAIVMDSIVNDFVAGAIEDVIWRAWKEENPDVIVTHGEGSLLHPAYPGGFELIASGRPDYIVLQHAPARKYFDDFPQYEIPPLEKYIQLIELLSGKKPIAITINSENLSKEDAFKIAREIESTYGILTKVPLYESIDEIVKLILEERMKIKQMEVEASVESQVL; encoded by the coding sequence ATGGAAAAAGCCCTAATCTTGGCTGAAGGAAGATACAACACAAGTGATGGAAAAACCGCTCACGGTTTGGTTAGATACTCTCAAAGATACCAAATAGTTGGAGTTGTAGACTCAACTCTAGCGGGGAGAGATGCTGGAGAAGTCTTAGATGGAGTCTATAGAGGCATCCCGATATATGGAAGTTTTGAGGAGGCCATTACGGAGAATCCCGATGTAAAATACCTGATAATAGGTGTTGCTACTCCCGGCGGATATCTTCCATCGGTTTATCGTGAGATAGTGAAGAAAGCGATAAAAAGGGGATTGAACATCGTAAGTGGCCTTCATTACTTCCTGAGTAGTGAATCCGAATTTGCACGCCTTGCAAAGAGATACAAGGTACAGCTGATTGATGTTAGGAAGATTTTCAGGGAGCTTAAAATACCATTCAGCGGAAAAATCGAAGAAGTTAATGCGATAAAAGTAGCCGTTTTGGGAACCGATGGTGCAATAGGAAAAAGAACAACAGCTATAATGCTCCACGAAGCTTTCAATAGGTTTGGGAAGAAAAGTATCTTCATTGCTATGGGGCAAACAGGATGGATGCAGGGATTTAAGTATGCAATAGTTATGGACTCTATCGTCAACGACTTTGTAGCTGGAGCAATAGAAGACGTCATCTGGAGAGCCTGGAAGGAGGAAAACCCGGATGTCATCGTTACCCACGGTGAAGGTTCGCTTTTACATCCTGCTTATCCCGGAGGATTTGAGCTGATAGCCTCTGGAAGACCAGATTATATAGTCCTCCAGCATGCTCCTGCGAGAAAATACTTCGATGACTTTCCACAGTACGAGATCCCCCCTTTGGAAAAGTACATCCAACTAATCGAACTCCTCTCAGGCAAAAAGCCAATAGCAATAACTATAAACTCCGAAAACCTCTCAAAAGAGGATGCCTTCAAGATCGCAAGAGAAATCGAGAGCACTTACGGAATACTAACTAAAGTTCCTCTTTACGAGAGTATTGATGAGATAGTCAAGCTCATCCTAGAGGAAAGGATGAAGATAAAACAGATGGAAGTGGAAGCAAGTGTCGAATCTCAAGTGCTTTGA
- a CDS encoding pyridoxal-phosphate dependent enzyme, translating to MEDEKSSDDDGGPPLIRAQKLEEYLGISKIYIKLESFNPTGTHKDRIARVHVEEVNKLGFSAITTGTCGNYGISIAYFAQKYGLKAHIFIPRAYSNIRLKELEKYGAEVVFINGSYEEAVFESKKFAKENNIYDANPGSKPWIDYEGYAAISREIAKNVTPYAVFVPVGNGTTLVGIYHGFRQLGFTPHMIGVTTSFGNQVLNAFYTKSFDEVKDFAETKFNEPLVSSISFDFDNALEAIYDSDGYVFGFADDVSFKYAYLLERFEGIKAFPASALVLAGLVKFVKKFGVNGRNFVLILTGGLKDGKSPNLG from the coding sequence ATGGAAGATGAAAAAAGCTCCGATGATGATGGTGGCCCACCCCTGATAAGGGCTCAAAAGCTCGAAGAGTACTTGGGCATATCCAAAATATACATTAAACTCGAAAGCTTTAATCCGACAGGCACTCACAAGGACAGAATAGCAAGAGTTCACGTTGAGGAGGTTAATAAGCTCGGGTTTTCTGCGATAACTACGGGAACATGTGGAAATTACGGCATTTCTATAGCATACTTTGCACAGAAATACGGATTAAAAGCTCATATATTTATTCCCAGAGCTTACAGCAATATTAGACTTAAGGAACTAGAAAAATATGGAGCTGAGGTTGTTTTTATCAACGGAAGCTATGAGGAGGCGGTTTTCGAAAGTAAAAAGTTTGCAAAAGAAAACAACATATACGACGCAAATCCTGGGAGCAAACCATGGATAGACTACGAAGGATATGCAGCAATTTCCAGAGAAATAGCAAAGAATGTAACGCCTTATGCGGTTTTTGTACCCGTTGGAAACGGAACTACCCTCGTGGGAATATACCATGGCTTCAGGCAGCTTGGGTTTACCCCCCACATGATTGGCGTAACAACAAGCTTCGGAAATCAAGTTTTGAACGCGTTTTACACAAAGAGCTTTGACGAAGTTAAAGATTTCGCAGAGACAAAGTTCAATGAACCCCTTGTTTCATCAATCTCTTTTGACTTCGATAATGCTCTGGAGGCAATTTATGACTCTGATGGCTACGTTTTTGGTTTTGCTGATGACGTCTCTTTCAAATACGCTTATCTACTTGAAAGATTCGAAGGGATAAAAGCTTTCCCTGCCTCAGCTTTGGTTTTAGCAGGATTGGTAAAGTTCGTGAAAAAGTTTGGAGTTAATGGAAGAAATTTCGTGCTTATCCTTACTGGAGGGTTAAAAGATGGAAAAAGCCCTAATCTTGGCTGA
- the metG gene encoding methionine--tRNA ligase subunit beta: MELYDVNEFWKFDLRVGLVKRAEKLKRTKKLIKLEVDFGKEQRTIVTGLADQYSPEDLEGKKFVFVLNLKPKKLSGVESQGMLIVAENENGKVYLLPVPDEVPIGTKVW; encoded by the coding sequence ATGGAACTCTATGATGTTAATGAATTCTGGAAGTTTGACCTTAGGGTTGGCCTCGTTAAGAGGGCTGAAAAGCTGAAGAGGACTAAAAAGCTCATAAAACTTGAAGTGGACTTTGGAAAGGAACAAAGGACGATAGTAACTGGCTTAGCAGATCAATATTCTCCAGAAGATCTTGAAGGGAAAAAGTTCGTTTTCGTCCTAAATCTAAAGCCCAAGAAGCTATCTGGCGTGGAAAGCCAAGGAATGCTTATTGTAGCTGAAAATGAGAACGGTAAGGTCTACCTGTTACCTGTTCCAGATGAAGTGCCCATAGGGACGAAGGTGTGGTAA
- the thrC gene encoding threonine synthase: protein MLKCTSCGREYSLRKPYQRCECGEPLELELFKSVPGIGKRVWERFSQFYPFELDLEYSLGEGDTPLTKAKRLSKELGVELYLKNETLNPTWSFKDRGTFIGIHRALELGFNKIGTVSTGNMAASVAAYGARFGLETYILVSSTIVEEKLKALEVYGAKVIKVRGDYGGLYYRSLEIGQRKGIYFINSDDPFRVEGYKSIGFEIAEEVTPDYVVIPTSSGGLFRGIVKGFLELKESGLIEDLPTFVAVQAEGCSPICKAFNESRQKIERFENPHTIAHAIENPYPPSGNAVLRLLNELKGLCVAVSDEEILEAQQDLGREGIFVQPASATGIAAIKKLRGRIEEDTKVVSILTGSGLKTHSQMKAVKVMECSLESLEECMG from the coding sequence ATGCTGAAGTGCACTTCATGCGGAAGGGAGTATTCCTTGAGAAAACCCTACCAGAGGTGCGAATGTGGTGAACCTTTAGAGCTGGAGCTTTTCAAGAGTGTTCCAGGCATAGGAAAGAGGGTTTGGGAGAGGTTTTCGCAATTTTACCCCTTTGAGCTCGATTTGGAGTATAGCCTCGGTGAAGGTGATACTCCCCTCACGAAAGCGAAGCGTCTTTCAAAAGAGCTTGGAGTTGAACTTTACCTTAAAAATGAAACTCTCAACCCAACATGGAGCTTTAAAGATAGAGGAACGTTTATAGGTATTCACAGAGCTTTGGAGCTTGGCTTTAATAAAATTGGAACGGTCTCAACAGGCAACATGGCCGCCAGTGTTGCTGCTTATGGGGCGCGCTTTGGACTTGAAACATACATCCTAGTCTCATCAACTATAGTAGAGGAAAAACTCAAAGCTCTAGAGGTTTATGGGGCAAAGGTCATTAAAGTTCGGGGGGATTATGGGGGGCTCTACTACAGAAGCCTTGAAATTGGGCAAAGAAAGGGCATATATTTCATAAACTCTGACGACCCGTTCAGGGTTGAGGGATACAAGAGCATAGGCTTTGAAATTGCTGAGGAGGTAACGCCCGATTACGTCGTAATCCCCACAAGCTCGGGCGGACTTTTTAGAGGCATTGTGAAGGGATTTTTGGAGCTCAAAGAGAGTGGGCTAATAGAAGACCTCCCAACTTTTGTTGCCGTTCAAGCTGAGGGGTGCTCTCCAATATGCAAAGCCTTTAATGAAAGCAGGCAAAAAATTGAGCGATTTGAGAATCCCCATACCATAGCCCACGCCATAGAGAACCCCTACCCTCCAAGCGGGAACGCAGTTTTAAGACTTTTGAATGAACTCAAAGGGCTCTGCGTTGCCGTTAGCGACGAGGAGATTTTAGAGGCTCAACAAGACCTTGGAAGAGAAGGTATCTTTGTCCAGCCGGCGTCTGCAACGGGAATAGCTGCAATAAAAAAGCTTAGAGGGAGAATAGAAGAGGACACAAAGGTTGTGAGCATTCTAACAGGTTCCGGACTGAAAACCCATAGCCAAATGAAAGCGGTCAAAGTTATGGAGTGCAGCTTGGAGAGCCTTGAAGAATGTATGGGGTGA
- a CDS encoding GNAT family N-acetyltransferase — protein sequence MEPIIRLAHKEDKPFIEEIARLTWEGEDYLASVFDEWLKDGNFYVLELDGKVIGTAKLTFLPGKVGWLEGLRVHPSYQKRGFGRLIQNFMLHKGNELAEKGIINALEFSTYFLNKESIAMAKKDGFKIVERFYYIQRALGEEEEPTLSRINSLDELDYEGYIPYSWKFLHKCEESLNWLTKKAEVREYKAYKFFYALIHENEPTFTPFKLSIAAIKNILPAMSFETRNIGYDSIDIMLPEEKQDLIELLKELGFKNWTDFKEPDVLVFRKELV from the coding sequence ATGGAACCAATAATAAGGCTCGCTCACAAAGAAGACAAACCCTTCATCGAGGAGATAGCCCGCTTGACTTGGGAAGGCGAAGACTACCTCGCGAGTGTCTTCGACGAGTGGCTTAAGGATGGGAACTTCTACGTGCTCGAACTGGATGGAAAGGTCATCGGTACGGCGAAGCTGACTTTTCTCCCCGGGAAGGTCGGCTGGCTTGAGGGTCTTAGAGTTCACCCCAGTTACCAAAAACGAGGTTTTGGAAGGCTAATCCAAAACTTCATGCTTCATAAAGGGAATGAACTAGCAGAAAAAGGTATTATTAATGCCTTGGAATTCTCAACCTACTTCCTCAACAAAGAAAGCATTGCAATGGCAAAGAAAGATGGATTTAAGATTGTAGAGCGGTTTTACTATATTCAAAGAGCGCTTGGAGAGGAAGAAGAACCAACTCTTTCAAGAATCAACTCTTTAGATGAGCTCGATTATGAGGGATATATCCCCTATAGCTGGAAGTTCTTGCATAAATGTGAGGAAAGCCTTAATTGGTTAACCAAAAAGGCAGAAGTTAGGGAATACAAAGCCTATAAATTCTTTTATGCTTTAATACATGAAAATGAACCTACATTTACCCCCTTCAAGCTCTCAATTGCGGCCATAAAAAACATTTTACCTGCAATGAGCTTTGAGACCAGAAACATAGGCTACGACAGCATCGACATAATGCTTCCTGAAGAGAAGCAAGATTTAATTGAGCTCTTAAAGGAGCTCGGTTTTAAGAACTGGACAGATTTTAAGGAACCTGATGTTTTGGTGTTTAGGAAGGAGCTTGTTTGA
- a CDS encoding DODA-type extradiol aromatic ring-opening family dioxygenase: MLIGAAIMSHGNPVLKPEDEETRKLAEALKEIGREFSKAEAYVIISPHNVRMSEAIGVIMVENLISWLGFDGVHLPGEYKTEKELAKEIYQRAKVKGLPVVDINFASLGGEYSRFPLTWGELIPLHFLEKRPIVLLTPARKVSRDTLVKFGEVIGEVLEEYDKKVTFVASADHAHAHGNGPYGHAPEAKEYDELIMRIIKENRLEKLLEISDELINKALPDSYWQLLVLYGVLKRAPMKLKLSAYVCPTYFGMGAALFVRK; encoded by the coding sequence ATGTTGATCGGAGCTGCGATAATGTCCCACGGAAACCCCGTTCTAAAACCCGAAGATGAAGAGACGAGAAAGCTCGCAGAGGCTCTTAAGGAAATCGGGAGGGAATTCTCAAAGGCTGAGGCGTATGTCATCATAAGCCCTCACAACGTCCGCATGAGTGAAGCCATTGGGGTTATAATGGTCGAAAACCTAATTTCATGGCTTGGCTTTGATGGAGTGCACCTTCCAGGAGAATACAAAACCGAGAAAGAGCTTGCCAAGGAGATATATCAAAGAGCAAAGGTTAAAGGCCTACCCGTAGTTGATATAAACTTTGCATCACTGGGTGGGGAGTACTCTCGATTTCCCTTAACCTGGGGAGAGCTCATACCCCTCCACTTTTTAGAAAAGAGGCCGATAGTGCTTTTAACTCCTGCAAGAAAAGTCTCAAGAGATACTCTCGTTAAATTTGGGGAAGTGATTGGAGAAGTCCTTGAAGAATATGACAAAAAGGTGACTTTCGTTGCGAGTGCTGATCATGCACATGCACATGGCAATGGGCCCTATGGCCATGCACCGGAAGCTAAAGAATACGATGAGCTCATTATGAGGATAATTAAAGAGAACAGGCTTGAAAAGCTCCTTGAAATATCAGATGAACTGATAAACAAAGCTTTGCCTGATAGCTACTGGCAGCTCCTCGTCCTCTATGGAGTTCTAAAGAGGGCCCCTATGAAGCTTAAACTTTCAGCGTATGTATGCCCAACATATTTTGGCATGGGAGCGGCTTTGTTCGTGCGGAAATAG
- a CDS encoding protein-tyrosine phosphatase family protein — protein sequence MVYPKFVNDKVAFSSVPYPEDIPKLAKEFDAFVVLIYEHDLYYDLEELSKNGIEVLYSPIKDFSVPPLEELIEIVKWIEKKARNGKKVLVHCLSGKGRSGTIVTAYLMYSEGLSFRDALARVRSLKPSAVETEEQIGILKDLENYLKRT from the coding sequence ATGGTTTATCCAAAGTTTGTTAATGATAAAGTAGCTTTTTCGTCGGTGCCATATCCAGAGGACATACCTAAGCTTGCCAAGGAGTTTGATGCTTTCGTTGTACTTATTTACGAGCACGACCTCTATTACGACTTAGAAGAACTGTCTAAAAATGGAATTGAGGTACTTTATTCTCCAATAAAGGATTTCAGCGTTCCTCCATTAGAAGAGTTAATTGAGATTGTTAAATGGATAGAAAAAAAGGCCAGAAATGGGAAAAAGGTGCTGGTACACTGTCTTAGTGGCAAAGGAAGAAGTGGTACCATAGTTACAGCATATCTCATGTACTCTGAGGGCCTTTCTTTCAGAGATGCCTTGGCCCGGGTACGTTCTTTGAAACCTTCAGCTGTTGAAACAGAGGAACAAATAGGGATTCTGAAAGATCTGGAGAACTACTTAAAACGAACATGA
- a CDS encoding GNAT family N-acetyltransferase — MEFYVTDGEDYLDEIIAFDKLVSYNFLKFPIPFDEYSERYEKLIRELLSRGEHKFFVALGKNGKFLGHVWLCMTLDTVDYVKIAYIYDIEVKQKGEGIGSALLKRAEEFAKEKGAKKVVLRVDLSNPALEWYKRKGYTERAVIVEKEI, encoded by the coding sequence ATGGAGTTTTACGTAACCGACGGTGAGGACTACCTTGACGAAATAATAGCCTTCGATAAGTTGGTCAGCTATAATTTCCTCAAGTTTCCCATTCCATTCGACGAATATTCCGAGAGATACGAAAAGCTCATTAGAGAGCTCCTATCCAGAGGGGAGCACAAGTTTTTTGTCGCACTTGGCAAAAATGGCAAATTTCTAGGCCACGTATGGCTCTGCATGACATTAGACACCGTTGATTACGTGAAGATAGCCTACATCTACGACATTGAGGTAAAGCAAAAAGGGGAAGGGATTGGTTCCGCACTCCTCAAGAGGGCAGAAGAGTTTGCAAAGGAAAAAGGCGCCAAAAAGGTAGTTCTAAGAGTTGATTTGAGCAATCCTGCTTTGGAATGGTATAAGAGGAAAGGCTACACAGAAAGAGCTGTGATCGTGGAGAAGGAGATATGA
- a CDS encoding ABC transporter permease subunit, producing the protein MAKNVQLGRAILITLGVLLASLLLILCISITVGMKIATKSSFLNFIESLARFFNGIPSWWIAVLFVFLFAIKYNIFPASGLMSMPPEDGFGLALDILKHLILPIATIVSVFVWEFIAIVARETQKEFGEVYIITEIAKGVPNTVIYWKHILKNIGITLSSFTAQKFGEMLTDYLVLDAFFSLQGLGLLLKNSFVREVIPNVGVVVNFRPYLFFPLTIIIATLFFGISLVIELIKGTLDPRVT; encoded by the coding sequence ATGGCGAAAAATGTTCAGCTGGGAAGGGCAATTTTAATCACTCTGGGAGTGTTGCTGGCCTCTCTTCTTCTGATACTTTGTATAAGTATTACGGTTGGAATGAAAATAGCAACAAAATCCTCTTTTTTAAACTTCATAGAGAGCCTTGCTAGGTTTTTCAATGGAATCCCTTCTTGGTGGATTGCTGTTCTTTTTGTGTTCCTCTTTGCTATCAAATACAATATCTTTCCTGCAAGTGGGTTGATGAGCATGCCACCTGAAGATGGTTTTGGTTTAGCCCTCGATATATTAAAGCATTTAATTCTGCCGATAGCTACAATAGTTTCTGTTTTTGTTTGGGAGTTTATAGCGATAGTAGCTAGGGAAACTCAAAAAGAATTTGGAGAGGTTTATATAATCACTGAAATTGCTAAAGGAGTTCCAAATACGGTCATCTATTGGAAACATATACTCAAAAATATTGGGATAACCCTGAGTTCTTTTACTGCTCAGAAGTTTGGGGAGATGCTTACGGATTATCTGGTATTGGATGCTTTTTTCTCACTTCAAGGTTTGGGCTTGTTATTGAAAAACAGTTTCGTTAGAGAGGTCATCCCAAACGTGGGGGTCGTGGTTAACTTCAGACCATATCTGTTTTTTCCGCTTACAATAATTATAGCCACATTGTTTTTTGGTATTTCTTTGGTCATTGAACTGATAAAGGGAACACTTGATCCGAGGGTGACCTAA
- a CDS encoding nitroreductase family protein, with translation MIQNLAKRRKTVRKFKKEKPPIEKILKIIEAAKEAPSGMNAQPWHFIIIETPERKREIRGLCEEGEKKFYEKMKGKLGKWLQDKGFTWKKPFLSDAPYLLLVFTDVRAPFAVQATWLAIGYLLLALEEEGLGTVTYTPPNPREIEELVNAPKHYKLQTILPVGYPNDEKPKYERKALEDVISFEKFEKNEY, from the coding sequence ATGATACAAAATCTCGCAAAAAGAAGAAAGACCGTAAGAAAATTCAAGAAAGAAAAACCCCCTATTGAAAAAATTCTAAAGATTATAGAAGCTGCAAAAGAAGCTCCCTCTGGGATGAATGCTCAGCCATGGCACTTCATCATTATTGAAACACCTGAGAGAAAGAGAGAGATTCGAGGCCTCTGCGAGGAAGGAGAAAAGAAATTCTATGAAAAAATGAAAGGAAAACTTGGAAAATGGTTACAAGATAAAGGCTTCACGTGGAAGAAGCCATTTTTAAGTGACGCTCCATACCTACTTCTTGTATTCACTGATGTTAGAGCACCATTTGCAGTACAGGCAACATGGCTGGCAATAGGGTATTTACTTCTTGCCCTTGAGGAAGAAGGCCTTGGCACGGTAACATATACTCCCCCCAATCCCAGAGAAATTGAAGAGCTTGTGAATGCCCCCAAACACTACAAACTGCAAACAATACTCCCAGTGGGTTATCCCAACGACGAAAAGCCAAAATATGAAAGAAAAGCTCTTGAGGATGTTATCAGCTTTGAAAAATTTGAAAAGAATGAATACTAA
- a CDS encoding flavodoxin family protein: MKVLGIAFSARKNGNSAKLLQYCLDNLEKRKFDTELLEAHDFQLTPCSHCNYECFSGECPIKDDIPLFYEKAMKADILIFAVPTYGGHASGLYRAFCERGQAIFKSYDEWNNFARKLNFIFVGNLSSGGDMALHEVLYGIATPEYWPEAMLMSSNEYMKSSVKGDLIEEDEIRNRINRFVERIIQKFVS, encoded by the coding sequence ATGAAAGTTTTAGGCATAGCATTCAGTGCAAGGAAAAATGGAAACTCTGCAAAACTTTTACAATATTGCCTTGATAATCTTGAAAAGCGAAAGTTCGATACCGAACTTTTGGAAGCTCATGACTTTCAGCTCACGCCATGCAGCCACTGCAACTATGAATGCTTCTCGGGGGAGTGTCCAATCAAAGACGATATACCCTTATTCTACGAAAAGGCCATGAAAGCCGATATTCTAATCTTTGCCGTGCCGACTTATGGAGGGCACGCATCAGGCCTTTACAGGGCTTTCTGCGAAAGGGGTCAAGCAATATTTAAGAGCTACGATGAGTGGAATAACTTTGCAAGAAAGCTAAACTTCATCTTCGTAGGAAATCTCTCCTCCGGGGGAGATATGGCGCTCCATGAGGTGCTCTATGGAATTGCAACACCAGAGTACTGGCCCGAAGCAATGTTGATGTCTTCAAATGAATATATGAAAAGCTCAGTTAAAGGGGACCTAATTGAGGAAGATGAAATCAGAAACCGGATAAACAGATTTGTGGAGAGAATAATCCAAAAGTTTGTATCTTAA